Within the Streptomyces sp. R41 genome, the region ATCCAGTACTCGGTGAGGTTGTCCATCGTGCGGAGATTCGGCATCGCCTCCGCGGTCAGGTCGGCGGCTCGCGCCAGCACCTCGATCTGCTGCTCGACGCCCTTGGGCAGTTCCTCGACGTTGTAGAGGACGACCAGGTCGACGGCCTCCTCCATGAAGTCCATGATGTCGTCGAGGGACGAGGCCAGGTTGTAGATGTCCTCACGGTCGAACGGCGTGATGAACGAGGAGTTCAACTGGTGGAAGATCGCATGCGTGGCGTCGTCACCGGCGTGTTCCGCTGCCCGCATACGCTCTGCGATCTCGGCCCGGGCGGAGGCGTCCGCCCCAAGCAGTTCCATAAGGAGTTTCGAGCCCGTGACGATGTTGTCCGCGGACGCGGAAAACATGTCGTAGAAGCTCGTCTCCCTGGGGGTCAGACGAAAGCGCACGTGGGGTCCTCGGGGTGCTTCGGTTCGGTCAGGCTGATGCTAGGCGCATCATCCGGCCACGGCTAATGGGCCGTCCCCCAGTGTCGCCCATCGGGCACAGTGATCAGCACAGGGTCCGGTCCCGGCATCGGGCAAGGGCCCTATACCCAGCAAAGTTCGATACCATATACCTACCAGGGGTATATGTAAGTGGCGTTTCAGACAGGATCGCCCACCGCACCGGATCAACTCAGCGGATTCAGCAGGAGGACGCGATGACGACCACCGAGGCCGGCGCGACGGCACCCTCCGGCGAGGCCGAAAAGGTCCAGGAGCCCCAGGAGATCGTGACCGACCACGACCGCGGTATCCACGGGTACCACAAGCAGAAGGACGAGCACCTCAAGCGCCTGCGCCGCATCGAGGGCCAGATCCGTGGTCTGCAGCGGATGGTCGACGAGGACGTGTACTGCATCGACATACTCACCCAGGTCTCCGCCTCCACCAAGGCCCTGCAGTCCTTCGCCCTCCAGCTCCTGGAGGAGCACCTGCGCCACTGCGTCGCGGACGCGGCCCTCAAGGGCGGCGACGAGATCGACGCGAAGGTCGAAGAGGCGACGAAGGCGATCGGCCGGCTTCTCCGTACCTGAGGTATCGACCGGCTTCTCCGTACCTGAGATACGGCGTGACGCGAATCATGGTGCTCGAGTCATGGTGTGACGCGGGGTACGACGTGACCCGAGTCATGGTGTGCCGTGGAGTACGACGTGACCTGAGTCATGGTGTGCCGTGGAGTACGACATGACCCGAGTCATGGTGTGACATGGAGGGTACGACGTGGCGGGGACCGGGCCACGCCCGGGTACCGGAGGGAGGCCGGGACGCCTACTCCTCAGCACCCCGCTCACGGACATCATGGGCACGCTCTTCAGCCACTTTCAGCACCTCGTCGATGCTCTCAAGACTGAGCCGGTCCTCGTGGGCGGCCGAGGCCGCGATGATCAGGTCGCCGCACAGCTCGATCTCGGCGAGGGCCACGTGGTCCTGAACTGCCGTACCGCCGACCGGAGCCACGCGCATCACCTCTTCCTGCCGTCACCGACTTCCTAGAGTAGGGAGCGGCCTACACACCGCGCATGGCACGGAAGGGCCATTTCCGGCCCCTCCCGGGAAGCTACCGCTCCGCTCCCGCGAAGTTACTCCTCCGCGATCTTCCCGGCGAAGATGTCGCCGGATTCCGGCAGCCGTACGTCGGTGGGGACCCCGAAGTCGTACAGCAAGGTCGTCGAGGCGACCGCGACGGTGCCCTTCTGCTGCCCGTTGACGAAGCTGAAGCGGTGGCGGACCTTGCGCAGCCGCCCCTGATCGTCGAGGTAGGCGTCGAACGGCACCTCGGCGCTGGCGAACCCTTTCGCCGCCGCCCTCAGCGCCGACCGCTGCCCCTTCGACGCACTCTTCGCGGCGATGTCCAGGTCGGCGGTCCCGCGATAGTGCCGCACAGGGATCCCGGCCACCTCGGTCTTCCCCACATACGTCGCCTTCCGCGCCCCGCGCAGCAGTTCGGCCGCCGCGTACGGGTCGGTGGCGCCGCCCGTCACCAGGTTTCCGTCGGTGAGGCCGGCCGTGTCGACGCGGACCCACTTGTCGGCGGGCACACCGGCGCCGCGGTTCTTCATGAACAGGGCGCCCGGGGCGAGGAGTTCGGTGATCGGCCGGTGCTCGTCGGTGCCGGCCGGGTCCTGCGGCAGCAGCACCTTGAGCTGCCCCATCTGATTCCTGAAGTCGTACACGCCCTCGCCCCGGATGGTGACCCGGGTCCCGCCCGTGGCCATCTCCATGGACGTACGGGCCTTCGCGCTGCCGGCGCGCTCCAGCGTGGCGGCGGCCCGGTGCAGCACGTCGACGGAGTCGACACCGGCGCGGGCGTCCTCGGCAGCGGCCCCGCCGCCCGAGCACCCCGTGGCACACACCATCAACCCCGCCGCGACGGCTGCGACGGCCGCCCAGCCGGCCCGCCCTTCCTCCAGCGCCACCATCTCCTGCCGACCCCCAGCCGGTCCGTCCCGGGCCCTCCCTGTCGTTCCGGTTAACGACGAGTAGGGGCACCCGTCACGCGACGGCGTCCCGTTCACTTGCCTTGGGTAACGTTGTCGGGGTGGCGCAGCAGGACGAGACCAACTCCTCCCCGGAACACCGCACAACGACGGTCGAACAGGGCCGCTTCTGCGTAGCCCGCTGCACCTGCGGCTGGAGAGGCCCGGCCCGCAGAGCCCGCAGCCTGGCCCGCACGGACGCGGAAGGGCACACCGGGGGCCCGCTCACATAGCCCAGGGTCCGCGCCCCGCAAGGGGCGCGGGGAAATGCGCGACAAGCCCCCACAGGCGAGCACCAAAAGAACGACCCACGGGGGTCTGGGGGGCGGAGCCCCCCAGGTACGGGAATGGGTAGGGGCGGCGGGGGCGAAACCCGTCTTACAGCGCCTGCGGGTATGAGAAGAAACGATTCGGGTCGTACTGGTGCTTCAACGCCGTGAGGCGGGTGGCCGCGTCCCCGTAGTACGCCTTGCGCCAGTCGGTGAGGGTGGGGTCGGTGTAGTTCTGGTAGGCGGCGCCCGAGGCGTGCCGGGACATGGCGTTGTGGGCCGTGGTCAGCCAGGACTGGGCGGTGGTGCCGGAGGTGCCCGCCTGCCAGGCGCCGATGTACTGGGCGAGCATGCGGGAACGGCGGTGGACGAAGGCCGTCGCGGTGGGCGAGACGCGATTCACCGCGCCGCCCAGTGCCGTCAGGGCGATGCTCCCCGAGCCGCCTCGGACCGACGAGATCTGGTTGAGGAGCGTCTGGATGCCGGCCGTCGATATCGAGCGGTCGAAGAAGTCCGAGCGGGCCGCGTAGGTCTCGCGGCCGAGGGCGCCCTGGGTGCTGCGGCCCGGGGTCGATCCCGGGAGGTGGCACTGGGCGTCGGTCGGGAAGGAGGAGCAGCCCGCGTACACCTCCATCGAGTCCTCGTACGAGCGCTTCTTGAGGGAGACGCTGCGCGCGGGGGAGCCGATCTTGTCGGCAAGGCGGTCCACGGCGTTCTGGAGTTCGCTGTACGTGCCGAGGGAGAACGCCGCGATGGAGACCGTGGGCGTGCCCCCGGCCGCGTTCGCGAGGTGGCACGAGGACCAGATCTCGTCGGGCTGTGTCGGGCCCCACTCCTGCCAGGCCTTCACCACGGCGGCGGCCTTGGCCCAGGGCCAGGTCATGTACGCCGAGACGGCCTGCGGGGCGGGGTGGGTCTTGAAGCGCAGCTCGGTGACGACGCCGAAGTTGCCGTTGCCGGCGCCGCGCAGGGCCCAGAAGAGGTCCTTGTTCTCGGTGGCGTCCGCGACGAGCTGCTTGCCGTCGGCGGTGATCAGCGTCGCCTGGGTGAGGCTGTCGCAGGTCAGCCCGTACGCCCGTGACACGACCCCGTGGCCGCCCCCGAGGGTCAGGCCCGAGACGCCGACGGTCGGGCAGGAACCGGCAGGGATGGTCACACCCTTCGCGGCGAGGGCGCGGTAGACGTCGATCAGTTTCGATCCCGCTCCGACGACCGCCTCGTTCGCGGACGCCCGTATCTTGTTCAGCTTGGAGACGTCGATGACCAGGCGGCCGTTGCCGGAGGACCAACCGGCGTACGAGTGACCGCCGTTGCGGATCGACACCTTGATGCCGTGGGCGCGGGCGTAGTCCATGGTGGTGCGGATGTCGTCCGCGCTCGCGACGTACGCGACGGCGGCGGGCTTCAGGCTGTCGAAGCGGGTGTTGTAGAGCTGGCGTGCGGCCGGCCAGCTGCGGTCGCCGGGGCGGACCAGGGCGCCGTCCAGCTCCCTGGACAGGGCGGCCCAGTTCGCGGCGGCGCGGGTGCTGGTGGTGGCCGTGCGTATGGAGGTGCCGGTGGTCTCGGTGGCACCGGAGGCCTTCGGACCACCGCTGTCGCTGCCGTTGCACGCGGACGTCGCCGCCGCCGCGAGTGCGGCGGTGGCTCCGCCGATGAACGTACGCCGATGCATGTGCGCCTCCCGTGGGTTCCGTGGAACGAGACGGGCCCCCGGGCTGGGGGGTTCCACCAGCGAATGCCACAGAACCGCTACAGCATCGCGCATCCCAGGATGCGCGCTTCCGGTGCGGGGGGATTCTATTCGGCCGGGATCTGGAGATCTCCAGCCCGTCATTCCGGCCGAGGTCTGGAGAGCTTCAGCCAGTCATTTCCGACCGGGGCCGGAGATCTTCAGCCCGTCCGGCGTTTGAGGACGAGGCCGTCAAGGCCGAAGCGGGGGTCTGGGGGCGGCAGCCCCCAGATACGGGACGGGTAGGGGCGGAGGGGGCGAAAACCCCCAAGCCCAGCCCCAGCCGACTACGCCGCCAGATCCCGCTCCTCGGGCTGCTCGACCCGAGCCCCCGGAATCAGCGCATCCTGCCCCGCGGGAGCCACCCCCCGTGCCCGGATCAGCCACCCGGCACGCGGGGCCCGCTCCACCGCCTTCATGACAGGTGTCAGCAACGCCATCGCAAGCGGCGACAGCAGCAGCGCGACCGCCGTGCCGAGCGCGAACCCGCCGATCACGTCCGTCGGGTAGTGCACGCCCATGTAGACCCGGCAGAAGCCTTCGAGCAGCGCGAGCCCTATCCCCGCCAGCCCGAACTTCCGGTTCGCCACGAACAGCCCGACCCCCATCGCCATGGTGAGCGTCGCGTGATCGCTGACGAAGGAGAAGTCGGTCTTGCCGGAGACCAGGACGTCCAGCCCCTGGTGGTCGACGAAGGGGCGGGGTCTCTCCACGAAGCCCCGTATCGGCACGTTCACCAGCACCGCGATGCCGGCGGCCAGCGGCGCCCACACCAACGCGGCCACGGACGACGCGGCATCGCCGCCGCCCCGCCGCCGCACGGTCCACCAGCACCACAGCACCAGCAGGACCATGGCGAGCAGCAGCCCGTACTCGCCCACGAACTCCATGGCCCGGTCGAACCAGTGCGGCGCGTCCTTGGCCAGGCCATTGATGTCGTAGAGCAGGTCGACGTCGGGGTTCGAACCGGATTCGGCGAGTCCAGCCATGGTGCTGCGGCCCCTTCGTCGTCTTTCCTGCGCGCGCACCCTTTCGTGCGCGGCTCGATCCACCCCCGTGGTCGTAGAACCGCTAGAACCGCGTCATAGATCAGCGCTACGTCAAAAGGAACGCACAGTCCCCTGTAATACGTTCCACCCTCCACGGAATGATCACGCAGACGTTATCGAAGAGAGACACATCGCCGCAGCTCAGGGGGCGCGTTCACACAGGTTCACACGGAGGTGGGCAATGCTTTCGCGCCATCTTCCGTCACCCGGGTGGCCCCGAAGTAGTCGGGGGTGTCGACGGGGTCGAAGCGAATCACGGCGCCCGGCCTCGGAGCGTCGATCATGTACCCGCCACCCACATAGATCCCCACGTGCCGGATGGCCCGGGAGTTGGTGAGGTCGTCCGAGAAGAAGACCAGATCCCCGGGCAGCAGCTCTTCCCTCTTCGGGTGCGGCCCGGCGTTGTACTGATCATTGGCGACCCGTGGCAGCCCGACCCCCACACTCTCGTACGCGGCCTTCGTCAGCCCCGAGCAGTCGAAGCGTCCGCCCTGGTCAGAGGTACCGTTGCCACCCCACAGATAGGGTGTGCCGAGCTTCTTCTGCGCGTACGTGATCGCCGCCGCGGCCTGCTTCGAGGGATCCACCCGGGTCACCGGCGCGGCGAAGCTCTTCGACAGCGTCGTGATCGTCTTCACATAGTTCTGGGTCTCCTTGTACGGCGGCACGCCCCCGTACTTGATGACCGCGTAGGCCCCCGCGTTGTAGGCGGCGAGCATGTTCTCGGTGACGTTCCCCGGCGCGTTCTTCACATACGAAGCGAGCTGGCAGTCGTACGAAGCGGCCGACGGAATCGCGTCATTCGGATCCCATACGTCGCGGTCGCCGTCCCCGTCGCCGTCGACTCCATGGGTG harbors:
- a CDS encoding DUF47 domain-containing protein; protein product: MRFRLTPRETSFYDMFSASADNIVTGSKLLMELLGADASARAEIAERMRAAEHAGDDATHAIFHQLNSSFITPFDREDIYNLASSLDDIMDFMEEAVDLVVLYNVEELPKGVEQQIEVLARAADLTAEAMPNLRTMDNLTEYWIEVNRLENQADQIHRKLLAHLFNGKYDAIEVLKLKQIVDVLEEAADAFEHVANTVETIAVKES
- a CDS encoding NlpC/P60 family protein gives rise to the protein MTVRKAWIVATAAVGAGISFVMLLVVGVYMVAGNLAGGMGGGAVALAKGAVPAAYQTLVQKWGNLCSAINPALLAAQLYQESGFNPNAKSPAKAEGIAQFIPGTWATHGVDGDGDGDRDVWDPNDAIPSAASYDCQLASYVKNAPGNVTENMLAAYNAGAYAVIKYGGVPPYKETQNYVKTITTLSKSFAAPVTRVDPSKQAAAAITYAQKKLGTPYLWGGNGTSDQGGRFDCSGLTKAAYESVGVGLPRVANDQYNAGPHPKREELLPGDLVFFSDDLTNSRAIRHVGIYVGGGYMIDAPRPGAVIRFDPVDTPDYFGATRVTEDGAKALPTSV
- a CDS encoding metal-sensitive transcriptional regulator, which gives rise to MTTTEAGATAPSGEAEKVQEPQEIVTDHDRGIHGYHKQKDEHLKRLRRIEGQIRGLQRMVDEDVYCIDILTQVSASTKALQSFALQLLEEHLRHCVADAALKGGDEIDAKVEEATKAIGRLLRT
- a CDS encoding phosphatase PAP2 family protein, yielding MAGLAESGSNPDVDLLYDINGLAKDAPHWFDRAMEFVGEYGLLLAMVLLVLWCWWTVRRRGGGDAASSVAALVWAPLAAGIAVLVNVPIRGFVERPRPFVDHQGLDVLVSGKTDFSFVSDHATLTMAMGVGLFVANRKFGLAGIGLALLEGFCRVYMGVHYPTDVIGGFALGTAVALLLSPLAMALLTPVMKAVERAPRAGWLIRARGVAPAGQDALIPGARVEQPEERDLAA
- a CDS encoding FAD-binding oxidoreductase yields the protein MHRRTFIGGATAALAAAATSACNGSDSGGPKASGATETTGTSIRTATTSTRAAANWAALSRELDGALVRPGDRSWPAARQLYNTRFDSLKPAAVAYVASADDIRTTMDYARAHGIKVSIRNGGHSYAGWSSGNGRLVIDVSKLNKIRASANEAVVGAGSKLIDVYRALAAKGVTIPAGSCPTVGVSGLTLGGGHGVVSRAYGLTCDSLTQATLITADGKQLVADATENKDLFWALRGAGNGNFGVVTELRFKTHPAPQAVSAYMTWPWAKAAAVVKAWQEWGPTQPDEIWSSCHLANAAGGTPTVSIAAFSLGTYSELQNAVDRLADKIGSPARSVSLKKRSYEDSMEVYAGCSSFPTDAQCHLPGSTPGRSTQGALGRETYAARSDFFDRSISTAGIQTLLNQISSVRGGSGSIALTALGGAVNRVSPTATAFVHRRSRMLAQYIGAWQAGTSGTTAQSWLTTAHNAMSRHASGAAYQNYTDPTLTDWRKAYYGDAATRLTALKHQYDPNRFFSYPQAL